One stretch of Carassius gibelio isolate Cgi1373 ecotype wild population from Czech Republic chromosome B1, carGib1.2-hapl.c, whole genome shotgun sequence DNA includes these proteins:
- the LOC127948333 gene encoding uncharacterized protein LOC127948333 isoform X1 — MEAMGSGSGAEAEEAQNHMAMLWSIQEAVQRQTLQIGASACGATAVVDVLQALGITVTPETVDHCVRTSLRRNEAPLHDYLHSRSKAGATHLQLVSGAEQASGGRVVGRFFGLYPRRRLKLVPWLAHWIRRGAVPIATMNMQRAVPEGEEIPDAWHHQLIFGVAPGAVFMTNPLDVVSEEEVHERLCSESVLLIRREDVLKRLTPDAHLSQISDQHPDLRWKTLNVEDQVRQMISEEEHPMKTHLVIPAAYSSGVTFFALRDSDVAQELLSSPELPPL; from the exons ATGGAGGCGATGGGATCCGGATCCGGAGCCGAAGCTGAGGAGGCCCAGAACCACATGGCCATGCTGTGGAGCATCCAGGAGGCCGTTCAAAGGCAGACGCTGCAGATCGGGGCCTCGGCGTGTGGAGCCACAGCGGTGGTGGACGTCCTGCAGGCGCTGGGCATCACGGTGACTCCAGAGACGGTCGATCACTGCGTCAGGACGAGTCTGAGGAGGAACGAGGCGCCGCTGCACGATTACCTGCACTCTCGCAGCAAGGCCG GGGCCACACACCTGCAGCTGGTCTCCGGGGCCGAGCAGGCCAGCGGGGGCCGTGTTGTGGGACGGTTCTTTGGCCTGTATCCTCGGCGGAGGCTGAAGCTGGTGCCGTGGTTGGCGCACTGGATTCGGCGTGGAGCGGTTCCCATCGCCACCATGAACATGCAGCGGGCCGTTCCTGAAGGAGAAGAGATTCCTGACGCCTGGCATCACCAGCTCATCTTCGGAGTCGCACCCGGTGCTGTGTTCATGACCAACCCGCTGGACGTGG TGAGTGAAGAGGAGGTTCACGAGCGTCTGTGCAGCGAGTCTGTTTTGCTCATTCGCCGTGAAGACGTCCTGAAGAGACTGACGCCGGACGCTCATCTATCACAGATCTCAGATCAGCATCCCGACCTGCGCTGGAAAACATTAAACGTGGAGG ATCAGGTCAGACAGATGATCAGCGAGGAAGAGCATCCCATGAAAACGCATCTCGTGATTCCCGCGGCGTACAGCTCTGGAGTGACTTTCTTCGCTCTTAGAGACTCAGATGTTGCTCAGGAGCTTCTCAGCAGCCCAGAGCTGCCTCCGCTGTGA
- the LOC127948333 gene encoding uncharacterized protein LOC127948333 isoform X2, translating to MEAMGSGSGAEAEEAQNHMAMLWSIQEAVQRQTLQIGASACGATAVVDVLQALGITVTPETVDHCVRTSLRRNEAPLHDYLHSRSKAGATHLQLVSGAEQASGGRVVGRFFGLYPRRRLKLVPWLAHWIRRGAVPIATMNMQRAVPEGEEIPDAWHHQLIFGVAPGAVFMTNPLDVVSEEEVHERLCSESVLLIRREDVLKRLTPDAHLSQISDQHPDLRWKTLNVEGQTDDQRGRASHENASRDSRGVQLWSDFLRS from the exons ATGGAGGCGATGGGATCCGGATCCGGAGCCGAAGCTGAGGAGGCCCAGAACCACATGGCCATGCTGTGGAGCATCCAGGAGGCCGTTCAAAGGCAGACGCTGCAGATCGGGGCCTCGGCGTGTGGAGCCACAGCGGTGGTGGACGTCCTGCAGGCGCTGGGCATCACGGTGACTCCAGAGACGGTCGATCACTGCGTCAGGACGAGTCTGAGGAGGAACGAGGCGCCGCTGCACGATTACCTGCACTCTCGCAGCAAGGCCG GGGCCACACACCTGCAGCTGGTCTCCGGGGCCGAGCAGGCCAGCGGGGGCCGTGTTGTGGGACGGTTCTTTGGCCTGTATCCTCGGCGGAGGCTGAAGCTGGTGCCGTGGTTGGCGCACTGGATTCGGCGTGGAGCGGTTCCCATCGCCACCATGAACATGCAGCGGGCCGTTCCTGAAGGAGAAGAGATTCCTGACGCCTGGCATCACCAGCTCATCTTCGGAGTCGCACCCGGTGCTGTGTTCATGACCAACCCGCTGGACGTGG TGAGTGAAGAGGAGGTTCACGAGCGTCTGTGCAGCGAGTCTGTTTTGCTCATTCGCCGTGAAGACGTCCTGAAGAGACTGACGCCGGACGCTCATCTATCACAGATCTCAGATCAGCATCCCGACCTGCGCTGGAAAACATTAAACGTGGAGG GTCAGACAGATGATCAGCGAGGAAGAGCATCCCATGAAAACGCATCTCGTGATTCCCGCGGCGTACAGCTCTGGAGTGACTTTCTTCGCTCTTAG